Below is a genomic region from Pedobacter cryoconitis.
TCTGAGACGCCCATACCTGAACCTGGATGTCTTTAAACACCGGAACTTTAATGTGGGGATGTTTATGATCTTTATTTTATACCTGGTTCGTGGAGCTTTGGGAATAATCTCTGTCTACTTTGCCGTTATTCTAGGTATGGACCCTATACATATAGGTTATATTATGGCGGCGAATATCGTAGGTATTATATTAAGCGTACTCATTTCGTCCCGGTTGATCATTATGAAAAGACCGATCCGGCTGGTCTGGCTATATGGTTTTGTATTGTTATTGATTTTTCACGTCTGGATGTGGTTCCTGTTTACTACTCAGGCCGACCCCTCTACTTTTGTTCTTCCTTTAATTATCCAGGGAATGGGAGCGGGGATGCTTATGACACCAATTATTGTTTTTGCGATTTCCTCAGTTCCTGAACGTTTAGGCAGTTCTGCATCTGCAACGGGTGTATTTTTTCGTTTTACCGGATTTTGTTCCAGTATTGCTTTAATCAATTACTTTCAATTGCAACAAAAGAGTAACCACATCAACCGTTTTCAGGAACACCTGAGCGGGCTGAATACTGTGGTTACTGAACGTCTGGCTCAATACACGGGTGCATTAACCAATAAAGGCATGGCACCCGATCTGGCAGCCAAAGCAGCAAGAGGTTTATTGAACAGAAGCGTTGACAGCCAGGCACAGCTAAGAGCAATGATGGATTATTATCTGCTGATTAGTATTTTGCTGATCGCTGTACTGCTGGTTATCGCTTTATTTCCAAAGTTGAACAGGACAAAAATTAACTTAAAATCTAATCAGCCGGCTCCGGCTTCTTATTAAAATCTGCTGATACTGATCTCCTGCAACACAGGAGATCAGGTACGGATTATCTTCTCTTTTTCATCTTCATCTTCGTCTCTCTGGCCTGCGCCAAGGTTGGTTTTGGTCTTTTTACCATACAATGCATCATCATTTTTTGTCATATCATTGTCAGAATCATTGTTTTTGGCGTCTTTTAGCTCGTCTTTTATTCCATCCTGTTGATTTAGATTTTCAATGGCAGGAAGCTCAGATCCGTCCCTATGTTCGCTGGTACTATTATACCTTGGTAAGGTCTGATTTTGAGGTTTGTCAGTGTTAAAGTCTTCTGAGTCAGCTACTTTATGTTTTTCTTGTGGATTGTCTTTTTTCATGGCTTTATGGGTTGTTAAAACATAAAACCTTTAACAATACCCGGTAGAAATGGTTTTAAATAAACATCCAGACATATTAAAACCCAATTATCGTTCGTTAATGATTTGGAAGAAAACAAACAATTATTAACTTTAAGCCCAGAAATCAAATTTAATTAACAAAATATCATGGAAAAATTCGCAAAATTAAAAGAGTTAATCGCCGGAGTTGAGGCAGATGCAGACAAGTTTTACAATTCAGGTAACGGCGCAGCTGGTACTAGAGTACGTAAAGCAATGCAAGATTTAAAAACACTTGCTCAGGACATCCGTACTGAAGTAACTGAAAAGAAAAACAGCGACAAATAATAATATTTGTACCTGCATTCGCAGGCTTAATAAAAAAAGCCGGTTCATTTATAATGAGCCGGCTTTTTTTATTTGAAGAGATTTCTCAACGATGACTTAACAAAAAGTTTTTTACTGAAGTTTGTTTTACTTTTTCAGTGCCAGTATATTATCCGGTCCGGGATGAAACTCATTCTCAGTTTTCGCGATCACAATCGTAGCCACTCCGTTTCCAATGATATTTGTAATTGCACGTGCTTCACTCATAAACTTGTCTACCCCTAAAAGGAACGCAAGCCCCTCTACCGGAATCTTATGGATAGCAGTAAGCGTAGAGGCCAATACAATAAAGCCGCTGCCTGTCACGCCCGCAGCGCCCTTGGATGTCAGCATTAATATCCCAATGATACTCAGCATCTCCGCCAATGATAAATGAACATTATACAACTGCGCTAAAAAGATAACAGCCATTGATAAATAAATAGATGTCCCATCCAGGTTGAAAGAATAACCAGTAGGAATAACCAATCCGACAACCGATTTACTGCAACCCAGCTGCTCTAGTTTTTTCATGATAGAAGGCAAAGCAGATTCCGAAGAAGAAGTTCCCAGCACAAGCAGCAGTTCTTCCTTGATATATTTAAGAAAACTAAGGATGCTTAAATTGAAATACCTCAGAATAGATCCCAGGATCACAAACACAAACAATCCCATGGTTAAATAAACCGTGCCCATCAGTTTTCCTAAAGGAATCAGCGTTTGCAAACCAAACTTACCAATCGTATAAGCCATTCCTCCGAAAGCACCAAGAGGAGCGAGGTACATCACATACTTCAATCCACCAAACACCAATTTCGAAGC
It encodes:
- a CDS encoding cation:dicarboxylate symporter family transporter, with amino-acid sequence MEINYTTPDKIQKRSFTKKLFTNLTFWVLIAIIAGIILGTTNPALAIKMEIVGKTFVDIIKLFIAPIIFLTIVLGISGMGDLKKVGRIGVKSLVYFEIVTTFALAIGIFVAYIIRPGHIDRSGLNIQDPSKYTKAAESGAGFDWGKFFMSNLTLQVLVVAIVVGVALNFYSKREAVIGVLGKASKLVFGGLKYVMYLAPLGAFGGMAYTIGKFGLQTLIPLGKLMGTVYLTMGLFVFVILGSILRYFNLSILSFLKYIKEELLLVLGTSSSESALPSIMKKLEQLGCSKSVVGLVIPTGYSFNLDGTSIYLSMAVIFLAQLYNVHLSLAEMLSIIGILMLTSKGAAGVTGSGFIVLASTLTAIHKIPVEGLAFLLGVDKFMSEARAITNIIGNGVATIVIAKTENEFHPGPDNILALKK
- a CDS encoding histone H1, with the protein product MEKFAKLKELIAGVEADADKFYNSGNGAAGTRVRKAMQDLKTLAQDIRTEVTEKKNSDK
- a CDS encoding MFS transporter; translated protein: MSLALPVFKSWVPVWLIRATIFLVIFPGLLLFGLSTASGAGAAGYYGIEPADVQYSMVIFYAAVAGFFALERRFFIFIATREYFILSILIQMGTAYVCFHTQNLYILLFFRFLQGMSNCMSTSICITLIFGSLHNERAREIGYSIFYGMLLCITPISTIITAPILNAFDYNVLYKFIIFAYIPGGILLLIIMNNIRLNKKMPLYQLDFYSFIIYSSVLCLLGYTLVYGQQYYWLHDSRIVWSLSGTLILIGLHIIRQLHLRRPYLNLDVFKHRNFNVGMFMIFILYLVRGALGIISVYFAVILGMDPIHIGYIMAANIVGIILSVLISSRLIIMKRPIRLVWLYGFVLLLIFHVWMWFLFTTQADPSTFVLPLIIQGMGAGMLMTPIIVFAISSVPERLGSSASATGVFFRFTGFCSSIALINYFQLQQKSNHINRFQEHLSGLNTVVTERLAQYTGALTNKGMAPDLAAKAARGLLNRSVDSQAQLRAMMDYYLLISILLIAVLLVIALFPKLNRTKINLKSNQPAPASY